The Solanum lycopersicum chromosome 9, SLM_r2.1 genome window below encodes:
- the LOC101253936 gene encoding protein IQ-DOMAIN 19, producing MGKTGRWIKNLLIGKKDKDKDKDKLEGEKIQNSITSNEHQPTTPISIPSTTPKDKKRWSFRRSSATPPGQRDLSGTDIVATTTAKQELLESDNDHKKHVLAVAAATAAAADAAAAAAKAAAAAIQFTAAARAYALEEDAASKIQAVFRGYLARKALNALKGLVKLQALVRGHLVRKQAAATLRCMQALVTVQARARAQRIRMTEEENPNNPRQSVHRKSTQDNKFRHSYQDYEEDIKIVEMDLGESKGNTKSRNCYSNQGQTERTEHRFSTHNAYTNQEHHQHIISPVPSAITEQSPKAYSGHFEDYTSYPTTHSSPQYYNNTMSKPDPSRILYSSYARSEYAEPESLYNEYPFYPSYMANTKSSIAKARSHSAPKQRPDQTSFERQPSRRRPSIEGRNVPRAVRMQRSSSHVGSTAQNYQYPWSIKLDKSNISINDSECGSNCSVFTTHTNYCRSLVGFDVQEHRY from the exons ATGGGGAAAACAGGTAGATGGATTAAGAACTTGTTGATAGGGAAGAAAGATAAAGATAAAGACAAAGACAAATTAGAAGGTGAGAAGATTCAAAACTCTATTACTAGCAATGAACATCAACCAACAACaccaatttcaattccttcAACAACTCCTAAAGATAAGAAGAGGTGGAGTTTCAGGAGGTCATCAGCCACCCCACCAGGTCAGAGGGATTTGAGTGGCACCGACATCGTTGCCACCACCACAGCTAAACAAGAACTTCTTGAGTCAGACAATGACCACAAGAAGCATGTTTTAGCTGTGGCAGCTGCAACGGCCGCGGCTGCTGATGCAGCAGCGGCCGCTGCTAAGGCTGCAGCAGCAGCGATCCAATTCACTGCTGCTGCTAGAGCCTATGCACTTGAAGAAGACGCAGCATCCAAGATTCAAGCAGTTTTCCGCGGTTATTTG GCAAGAAAAGCCCTGAATGCACTAAAAGGACTAGTGAAGTTGCAGGCCTTAGTAAGAGGACATTTAGTGAGAAAACAAGCTGCTGCAACTCTCAGATGTATGCAAGCATTAGTAACTGTTCAAGCTCGAGCTCGAGCCCAACGAATACGAATGACTGAAGAAGAAAATCCAAACAATCCAAGACAATCTGTTCACAGAAAATCTACTCAGGACAACAAATTTCGACACTCCTATCAA GATTATGAAGAGGACATCAAGATTGTGGAAATGGATTTAGGAGAATCAAAAGGCAATACAAAGAGTAGAAATTGCTATTCAAATCAAGGCCAAACGGAGAGAACAGAACATCGATTTTCAACTCACAACGCGTATACAAATCAAGAACATCATCAACACATAATATCTCCAGTACCATCAGCTATAACAGAACAAAGTCCAAAAGCTTATAGTGGACACTTTGAGGACTACACATCATATCCCACAACACACAGCAGTCCACAATACTATAACAACACAATGTCAAAACCTGATCCATCAAGAATCCTATACTCATCTTATGCTCGTTCAGAGTATGCAGAACCTGAATCCCTTTACAATGAGTATCCATTTTATCCAAGTTACATGGCGAATACTAAATCATCGATAGCTAAAGCGCGATCTCACAGTGCACCAAAGCAACGTCCTGATCAAACATCATTTGAGAGACAACCAAGTAGACGAAGACCATCAATAGAAGGACGTAACGTCCCAAGGGCGGTGAGAATGCAGAGATCATCTTCACATGTTGGATCAACAGCTCAAAATTATCAGTATCCTTGGTCAATCAAGCTTgataaatcaaatatttcaatcAATGATAGTGAATGTGGATCAAATTGTAGTGTCTTTACTACTCACACTAATTACTGCAGATCACTTGTTGGTTTCGAC gTTCAAGAACATAGGTACTAA
- the LOC101253320 gene encoding sulfate transporter 3.1-like: MGINADFDDQYSHHHYQRVEIPPPKPFLKTLKSNVKETLFPDDPFRKFKNQPLSKKISLGFKYFVPILDWAPRYTLQLFKADIIAGITIASLAVPQGISYAGLASLPPVIGLYSSFVPPLIYAMLGSSKHLAIGNVAVPSLLISAMLGKVVNPHENPKLYLQLVFTATFFAGVFQASLGLLRLGFIVDFLSHATILGFMSGAATVVCLQQLKGILGLLHFTHQTDIVSVMTSIFTQIHQWRWESGVLGCCFLFFLLLTRYFSKMKPKFFWISAMAPLTSVILGSVLVYFTHAEKNGVQVIGHLKKGINPPSYSELAFSSQYLAIAIKTGVVTSIIALAEGIAVGRSFAIIENYDIDGNKEMIAFGLMNIVGSCTSCYLTTGPFSRTAVNYNAGCKTTVSNIVMSIAVMITLLLLTPLFHYTPLVVLSSIIISAMLGIIDYNSAIQLWKVDKYDFFVCISSYIGVVFGSVEVGLIVAVAMSLLRILLFVARPKTFVLGKIPNSMTYRNIEQYSTASSVPGVLIIHIDSPIYFANASYLRERISRWIDEEEEKQRTSTEIELQFVILDMSAVGNIDTSGISMLEEVKRNADRRCLKVLLANPGGEVMKKLDKSNYIDKIGKEWIYLTIGEAVNACNYILHNCKFQSKRIDSSVTPDDSV; the protein is encoded by the exons ATGGGTATTAATGCTGATTTTGATGATCAATATTcccatcatcattatcaaaggGTTGAAATTCCACCACCAAAGCCATTCTTGAAGACACTCAAATCTAATGTGAAAGAAACATTATTTCCTGATGACCCttttagaaaattcaaaaatcaaccactttccaaaaaaatttctttgggTTTTAAATATTTCGTACCAATATTAGATTGGGCTCCTCGTTATACACTTCAGTTGTTTAAAGCTGATATTATTGCTGGAATTACAATTGCTAGTCTTGCTGTTCCTCAAGGGATTAGCTATGCTGGCTTGGCTAGCTTGCCTCCTGTTATTGGACTTT ATTCAAGCTTTGTGCCACCATTGATATATGCTATGTTGGGAAGTTCAAAGCATTTGGCTATTGGGAATGTGGCAGTTCCATCACTTCTCATTTCTGCTATGCTTGGGAAAGTTGTTAATCCTCATGAAAATCCAAAGCTTTATCTTCAATTGGTGTTTACTGCTACTTTCTTTGCTGGAGTTTTCCAAGCTTCTTTAGGCTTGTTAAG GCTAGGGTTTATAGTGGATTTTCTATCTCACGCAACTATATTGGGATTCATGAGTGGAGCAGCCACTGTTGTGTGTTTACAACAATTGAAAGGAATACTTGGCCTCCTTCATTTCACACATCAAACTGACATTGTCAGTGTAATGACTTCTATCTTTACCCAAATCCATCAG TGGAGGTGGGAAAGTGGAGTCCTAGGTTGCTGTTTTCTCTTCTTCCTCTTGCTGACCAGATATTTT AGCAAAATGAAGCCAAAATTCTTCTGGATAAGTGCTATGGCACCTCTAACATCTGTGATTTTGGGAAGTGTGCTTGTTTATTTCACTCATGCtgaaaaaaatggtgttcaagTG ATTGGGCACTTGAAAAAGGGGATAAATCCACCATCATATTCTGAACTGGCGTTTAGCTCACAGTATCTTGCAATTGCCATTAAGACTGGAGTTGTCACCAGTATCATCGCCTTGGCG gAAGGAATAGCAGTTGGAAGGAGTTTTGCTATAATTGAAAACTATGATATTGATGGAAACAAAGAAATGATTGCTTTTGGGCTTATGAATATTGTTGGTTCTTGCACCTCTTGTTACTTAACCACAG gACCATTTTCGCGAACCGCGGTAAATTACAATGCAGGATGTAAAACAACAGTGTCCAACATAGTAATGTCAATAGCTGTGATGATAACATTGTTGTTACTCACACCATTATTTCATTACACACCCCTTGTTGTTCTTTCCTCCATTATAATTTCAGCTATGCTTGGTATAATCGACTATAATTCTGCTATCCAATTATGGAAAGTTGATAAATACGATTTCTTCGTGTGTATTAGCTCATATATTGGAGTAGTCTTTGGTAGCGTTGAAGTTGGCCTCATAGTCGCG GTGGCAATGTCATTACTTAGGATACTTTTATTTGTAGCAAGGCCTAAAACATTTGTTTTAGGTAAAATACCTAATTCAATGACATATAGAAATATTGAACAATATTCAACAGCAAGCAGTGTTCCAGGAGTTCTCATCATACACATTGATTCCCCAATTTATTTTGCTAATGCAAGTTATTTAAGGGAAAG GATATCAAGATGGATAgatgaagaagaggaaaagCAAAGGACATCAACAGAAATTGAGCTACAATTTGTCATATTGGATATGAgtg CTGTTGGAAACATTGATACAAGTGGAATTAGTATGCTTGAGGAAGTGAAAAGAAATGCAGATAGACGATGCCTTAAG GTTTTATTGGCAAATCCTGGTGGGGAAGTGATGAAGAAGTTGGACAAATCCAATTACATAGACAAGATTGGGAAAGAATGGATTTATTTAACAATTGGTGAAGCAGTAAATGCATGCAATTATATTCTTCATAATTGCAAGTTCCAATCAAAGAGAATTGATTCTTCAGTAACTCCAGATGATAGTGTATAA